A stretch of Pelecanus crispus isolate bPelCri1 chromosome 3, bPelCri1.pri, whole genome shotgun sequence DNA encodes these proteins:
- the GPN1 gene encoding LOW QUALITY PROTEIN: GPN-loop GTPase 1 (The sequence of the model RefSeq protein was modified relative to this genomic sequence to represent the inferred CDS: deleted 1 base in 1 codon; substituted 1 base at 1 genomic stop codon) has translation MVPVPPPPPPRPHAPRPPAHAREAPPARFRPPPQGGSRPRSRPRSPPPGPERARPARGRPRQPAARTQPAAAGGSRAPRASRRGAVGPPPPPVLPAPRKDXAGAGKMAAAASGPAAAPPVCVLVLGMAGSGKTTFVQRLAAHLHGQRCPPYVINLDPAVHDLPFPANIDIRDTVKYKEVMKQYGLGPNGGIVTSLNLFATRFDQVMKFIEKRQNASKYVIIDTPGQIEVFTWSASGTIITEALASSFPSVVVYVMDTSRSTNPITFMSNMLYACSILYKTKLPFIVVMNKTDIIDHSFAVEWMQDFETFQDALSQETSYVSNLTRSMSLVLDEFYSSLKVVGVSAVLGTGLDDFFVQLSKAVDEYEREYRPEYERLRKTLEKAQNKQKREQLEHLWKDMGSVCVQGNTLAGSDDASAMGPSELILTRGTPDEEEERESDTDDIDHEVTEERHEEPAFRNFMQETRMKYQRRSNPNE, from the exons atggtgccggtgccgccgccgccgccgccacgtCCGcacgcgccccgcccgcccgcgcacGCCCGCgaggccccgcccgcccgcttCCGGCCGCCTCCTCAGGGCGGCAGCCGGCCCCGATCGCGGCCCCGAtcgccgcccccgggccccgaGCGGGCCCGTCCGGCGCGGGGGAGGCCGCGCCAGCCCGCGGCGCGTACCCagccggcggcggca ggcgGCAGCCGGGCCCCGCGCGCGTCACGGCGGGGTGCTGtggggccgccccccccgcccgtgCTCCCCGCGCCCCGGAAGGACTAAGCGGGTGCTgggaagatggcggcggcggcgagcgggccggcggcggcgcccccgGTGTgcgtgctggtgctgggcatgGCCGGCTCCGGGAAGACCACCTTCGTGCAG CGGCTCGCGGCGCACCTGcacgggcagcgctgccccccGTACGTGATCAACCTGGACCCCGCCGTGCACGACCTGCCCTTCCCCGCCAACATCG ATATCAGGGACACTGTGAAGTACAAAGAAGTCATGAAACA ATATGGGCTGGGCCCAAATGGTGGAATAGTGACCTCTCTCAATCTCTTTGCTACAAGATTTGATCAG GTGATGAAGTTTattgaaaaaagacaaaatgcatCCAA GTATGTTATTATTGACACACCAGGGCAAATTGAGGTATTCACCTGGTCAGCATCAGGAACCATCATAACTGAGGCCTTG gcttcctcttttccttcagttGTTGTTTATGTGATGGACACCTCTCGCAGTACTAACCCTATCACCTTTATGTCCAACATGCTGTATGCCTGCAG taTCCTGTACAAGACAAAGCTACCTTTCATTGTTGTCATGAACAAA aCTGACATAATTGACCACAGTTTTGCAGTAGAATGGATGCAGGACTTTGAGACTTTTCAGGATGCCCTGAGTCAGGAGACATCCTATGTCAGTAACCTGACTCGTTCTATGAGTTTAGTGTTGGATGAATTTTACAGTTCACTGAAG GTGGTTGGCGTGTCTGCTGTGCTCGGCACAggactggatgatttttttgttcagctttcTAAAGCTGTAGATGAATATGAGAG AGAATATCGTCCAGAATACGAGCGCCTGAGAAAAACACTG GAGAAagctcaaaacaaacaaaagagagagcagctggaacACTTGTGGAAGGACATgggcagtgtgtgtgtgcagggcaACACACTTGCAG GGTCTGATGATGCTTCTGCAATGGGTCCCTCTGAGCTGATCCTAACACGAGGAACTCCTGATGaagaagaagagagggagagtGATACTGATGATATTGACCATGAAG ttactgAGGAGCGTCATGAAGAACCAGCCTTCAGAAACTTTATGCAAGAGACACGGATGAAATACCAGAGAAGAAGCAACCCAAATGAATGA